TTGGTGAAGGTTACTTGCGCCAGTAGTTGCCCGGTGCTGGTCCACAAACTGCCGACGTGAGAACTGTGATCGCTCGGTGTTTTGTAGAAGCGCACTCCGGTGACCTGACCGTTGACGGCAGAAGTGAATCGCATTCCCATCTCCAAAGGCCAGTACGCATTGCCAACCGAAGCGGGAACTGCTGTGTTGCTGAACATGCTGTAGGTCGTTGCCGGAGGTGGCGGAGGTGGCGGCGGCGGAGGAGCGGCGGTTACGGTCAAGCTGAGCGCAACGGGATGGAGCACTCCGCCGCTGGTGCCGGATATGGTCAACGGATAAGTGCCGGCCAGGGCGGTTCCATTGGCGTTGAAAGTCAGCGTAGAAGTTCCGGAGCCCGGCGCCGGAAGCGAGGACGGAGCAAAGCCAGCGCTGACTCCCGTGGGCAGGCCCGATACTGAGAAGGAAACCGGCGCGGAAAAACCATTCGTCACCGTCGAAGTTACCGTGACCGCAGTGCTGCCATTCACTGGCAGGGTCGCGGTTGCGGGCGCGCTGATTGCAAAACCTGGTGGCGGTGGGACGGCGGTTACCGTCAAGTTGAGCGCAACCGCGTGGACTGCTCCACCGCTGGTGCCGGAGATGGACAATGGGTATGTCCCGGTCAACGTGCTTCCATTGGCGGTGAAGGTCAACGTGGAGGTTCCCGAACCCGGGGCCGGCAACGAGGATGGAGCAAAACCGGCACTCACTCCGGCGGGCAGGCCCGACACCGAGAAGGATATCGGCGCGGAAAAACCATTTGTCACCGTCGACGTTACCGTGACCGCAGTGCTGCCCCCAACTTGGAGGGTCGCGGTTGCGGGCGCACTGATCGCAAAATCCGGCGACGACGTGCTACCCACGACATAGTAGGCGGTGGTCGTGGAGGAGAAATTGAACAACGGCCACTTCGCGACCGTGACAGTAAAGGAATAAGTACCCGCGGGCGCACCGACAGGCGATGTTAACGACAGCATGGTGGAAGCAGTCGCTCCCGCCGCCACTGTGAGCAGTGAAGTGGCCACAGTTTCAGTCCAGCCGCCGGGAACGGTCGGGGCCGAAGACAGCACGAGCACGGTTGACGAGCCGCAGCTGCCTGAGTCCTGGTTTGTCACGGAGAGGTTGAAGTTCTGGGTGCTGCCGGCGGCGGCCGGCGGCGATTGGCCAGGAGAAACGGTGACTGTCGGAGACTTGGCATTGCAGCCATAGGGACCAAACTCGATGTCCACCGAGGCGCCAGTCGCATCCACGGATTTCGTCGTGATCGACAGGCCCGCGGTGCCGTCCACGAAAGTATCACCGACACCCAGGGCTGCATTATCAAAGGGACCCGGCGGGTTCATGTTCAGCAACATGCTCGAGCCGGGTGCCTGCTCCGCGCCGCTGCGAATCAAAACCCCCTTCGTGGAGGTGGGATACACACTCAGGGATTTGTCGTAGCCGATCAATTGCCGGTACTCGATGTAATACCAACTGTTGAGGCCGCTGGTCGGTTCGGTGCTCTGCAACACTTTTAACGCCTTGACTCCAGTTCCGGTTTCGTAGGGCGAGATGTTGTAAATGCCGCTGGAGGTGACGGTCGTGATCGGCAGCGAGATGCCGTAATTCAACCAGCCAAGACGCTCCTTCTGGAAGGCATTGAAGTGCGATGCCGTAAAGCCGCCCATGATGTCGAATTCGTCGCCATACTCATCAATCTGGCAGTTCGTGCCGATGCTAGCGTTGCCGCAAACCAGGGAATGGGAATGTAGCAGGCCAAAGCCGTGGCCCAATTCATGAGCGATAACCTGGAGACCATCCTCGCCATTGATCATGGCTTGACTGGGAGTGCCGCCCAGGGTGGATTGACCCCGGAAGCCGCAGGCATTCAGCGGGAAGATGTAGACGAGCCGGTTATAAGGGCTGAGGTCTACTCCGGCATTTGTCGCGGCCTGCTGCGCCGCCGCACTGAAAGTTTGGATTGTGGGACACGTCGTGACGCTGATCGTCGGCATAGTAAACCAGCCGAACACATCTCCGGTCAGCCAGGTCTGGTTTTGCGAGTTTTCCAGGTAAAAGTTGCTAACGTCGTTGAAAACCTCATTACGGACATCGTTGATCGCGAACGGCGTGCTGGTGTTGTCGAAGAAATTGACCAGCAGGACAGCTGTCGACTGCGCTCCAAAGGTATTGCTCGTCGTTAACCCGGCTCCGTTAGTGGGTGATGCTGGTGCAGGTACCGATAGCGCGCCGGCCGGCACGAGGAGGAAGTTGTCAATACGCTTGCCGGTGGCCTGAACTTGCGCGCCGGTGACTAAATTCGGCGGCAAGTTTCCCGCCAGGAACATTTCGACTTGTCCGCGCCCAGTGTTGAGATAAAAGCGGAGTTTATGGTGGTCACGATAATCCTCCACCACCGCCAGTACCGTACCGGTTTCGGCGGCGTCAGTTTCCAAGTACTTCGCGGCAGAACCGGGAAGCTGTTGCACCGTGTGCGGCGGCAGAATAAAGGTGAGCGCCGTCTCGGGCGAAACCGCAGCGACGGCCAACAGCAGATCGTGGCGCTGCTTGGCCACTGCGGCGGCGGTGGACTGATCTCCTGCCTGGCTCACCGAAATCAACGTGTGCGTGAGCTGTTGCAGCGAGGTCACCTGGTCTTGCAGCGACGGCGACGCCTGGGCCATGGCAGAGGACCCACTCATCACTATCGGGAGGACCAAAAAGACCAAGGTTGCAAGCGAGGAAGGGAAACACCTGGCACGCAGCATTCAGTGCTCCTTGCAGGCGACATGCCTGGGGGATCAAGGGACTACGGGGCCACGTTCTCCGGGAGGGCAAAGCCTCACCGCAAGAATCATATGGCAAGTGATAGGTGCAGGCAAGCGAGACGCGCTTCAAGACGCGGCGTAAAGAATGCCAAATGAGGAAGGAACTGCAGGCTTACGGCCGAGCGCTTGGAGAGGACATCGCGTTCCAGGCGCGGGCGCGGCCGGCAGCGACCTGGGAATCAATATCCGCCTTCATTTCGGGGGGCTCGTAACCGGAGCTATCCGCCGCAG
The window above is part of the Terriglobales bacterium genome. Proteins encoded here:
- a CDS encoding DUF4082 domain-containing protein; the encoded protein is MAQASPSLQDQVTSLQQLTHTLISVSQAGDQSTAAAVAKQRHDLLLAVAAVSPETALTFILPPHTVQQLPGSAAKYLETDAAETGTVLAVVEDYRDHHKLRFYLNTGRGQVEMFLAGNLPPNLVTGAQVQATGKRIDNFLLVPAGALSVPAPASPTNGAGLTTSNTFGAQSTAVLLVNFFDNTSTPFAINDVRNEVFNDVSNFYLENSQNQTWLTGDVFGWFTMPTISVTTCPTIQTFSAAAQQAATNAGVDLSPYNRLVYIFPLNACGFRGQSTLGGTPSQAMINGEDGLQVIAHELGHGFGLLHSHSLVCGNASIGTNCQIDEYGDEFDIMGGFTASHFNAFQKERLGWLNYGISLPITTVTSSGIYNISPYETGTGVKALKVLQSTEPTSGLNSWYYIEYRQLIGYDKSLSVYPTSTKGVLIRSGAEQAPGSSMLLNMNPPGPFDNAALGVGDTFVDGTAGLSITTKSVDATGASVDIEFGPYGCNAKSPTVTVSPGQSPPAAAGSTQNFNLSVTNQDSGSCGSSTVLVLSSAPTVPGGWTETVATSLLTVAAGATASTMLSLTSPVGAPAGTYSFTVTVAKWPLFNFSSTTTAYYVVGSTSSPDFAISAPATATLQVGGSTAVTVTSTVTNGFSAPISFSVSGLPAGVSAGFAPSSLPAPGSGTSTLTFTANGSTLTGTYPLSISGTSGGAVHAVALNLTVTAVPPPPGFAISAPATATLPVNGSTAVTVTSTVTNGFSAPVSFSVSGLPTGVSAGFAPSSLPAPGSGTSTLTFNANGTALAGTYPLTISGTSGGVLHPVALSLTVTAAPPPPPPPPPPATTYSMFSNTAVPASVGNAYWPLEMGMRFTSAVNGQVTGVRFYKTPSDHSSHVGSLWTSTGQLLAQVTFTNESASGWQQALFSSAVSITANTVYVVSYHSGGYYSYDDGYFNVPVSNPPLSAVAGSSGNGVYASGPVGTFPTNPFNSRNYWVDLVFTTSTATASLVSISVAPLNPTLSVSGNQQFTATGHYSDSSTQDLTQQVTWSSGTPAVATITSAGMATAVSAGTSLIAAASGNITGSTTLTVTSAPPPPPPPPQNSYSLFSSTAVPAVPYASAYWPVELGMMFTADRNGQITGVKFYKASNNTSSHVGSLWTSSGQLLAQATFTNESASGWQEVQFSTAVAITANTIYIVSYHTGGAYSYDDGYFNVPVTNPPLSAVAGSGNGVYGWGPVGTFPNTPANGRNYWVDVDFH